gggaggggggggggtggggaaggaCAGCAGActgcggatgacagaggcacataaactgaccgcgGTGTCAGGGCTCTGCAGCCATGAtcaactgtggtcagtttacaggaggggagggggccacTAGCCGAcaggcagagggggggacaggagagctGCAGAGGACGGAGGCAaacaaactgaccacggtgtcagggctcagcagccatgataaactgtggtcagtttacaggaggGGAGGGCATTGTCACTAGCTGACaggcagaggggggggacaggagagctgcggatgatggaggcaaaTAAACTGACCACGATGTCAGGGcttagcagccatgataaactaactgtggtcagtttacaggaggGGAGGGCATTGTCACTAGCTGacaggcagaggggggggggggacaggagagctgcagatgacggaggcaaataaactgaccacggtgtcggggctcagcagccatgataaactgtggtcagtttacaggaggGGAATGGTCAGGCAATGTCACATgctgacaggcagagagggaggggggagggggagcacaggagagctgcagatgacggaggcaaataaactgaccacagtgtcagggctcagcagccatgataaaactgtggtcagtttacagtaggtgagggcagaaccaggcaggatcagccaggtatttcaggtgatagaaggggccaaattacacagcacaagcactgtgctgttattcatgctttaaccactttccaacCGCTGAACGCCgagatacgtcggcagaatggcagcagtgggcaaaaacgtcccctttaagaagccgtgcCTGCGGGCCCAGCGAACTCGATGTTCGCTGGTGgtccacgatcgtgtcacggagaggcagaacagggagatgcctatgtaaccaaggcatttccctgttctgcctagtgacaggacactgatctactgttaCCCGTcattgggaacagtgatctctgtcatgtcacttgtgTAGCCCATCCCtccccagttagaatcactccctaggacacacttgaccccttcctcgccccctagtggttaaccccttccctgccagtgtcatttacacaacaatcaattttatagcacagatggctgtataaatgacaatggtcccaaaatagcgtcaaaaatgtccgatgtgtccgccataatgtcgcagacacGATTAAAAATCGCAGAACGCTGCcagcactagtaaaaaaaagaaaaaaaattaataaaaataccataaaactatcccctattttgtagacgctataacttttgcgcaaaccaatcaagatATGCTAATTGCgaattcttttaccaaaaatatgtagaagaatacgtatcggcctaaactgaggaaaaacttttttttttttatatttttgggggatatttattatagcaaaaagtaaaacatattgctttttttttttttcaaaattgtcgcttttttttttttatagcgcaaaaaataaaaacccgcagaggcaatcaaataccaccaaaaaagcgctctatttgtgagacaaaaaggacgtcaattttgtttgggtgccacgtcgcacgacgaccgcgcaattgtcagttaaagtgacgcagtgccgaatcgcaaaaagtgctctggtacaggaagggggggaaattcttcaggggctgaagtggttaaaggaacaggatcaaaatgtattttttatttttttaaggtaacAAATGCTTCAAACCCCCCGTTCACACCGGTGCAAACCGCCATGCAATTTGACAGTTTAGATTCAGAACACTTTATTGATCCCAAAAGGGAAATTTTTGCAACACGTGCCACACTCaacaaaaagagtaaaaaaaaaaaaatcgcatgacaagtcgcattgccagcaatggaactaatgtagcgcgatttcaaagccgcactggTGTAAACTGGGGCTAAATATGTAGTTTTTGCACTGATCCAACAGATATAGCAACAGACCCAAGGAAGCAAATAaaagaagttcattgttaggatTTACAAAGACTTTGGGCGTAAAACGTCcccatgtgctgtcttctcccccttcgtgccgctctcccccccgtgctgtcttgtcccccttcgtgccgctctccccccgtgctttcttctccccctccatgctgtcttcttcccctccgtgccgctctccccctgtgctgtcttctccccctccatgctgtcttcttcccctccgtgccgctctccccctgtgctgtcttctccccctccatgctgtcttcttcccctccgtgccgctctccccctgtgctgtcttctccctctccatgccgctctccccccgtgctgtcttctccccctccgtgccgttctcccccgtgctgtcttctccctctcattgccgctctccccccgtgctgtcttctccccctccgtgctgtcttctccccctccgtgccgttctCCCCCTGTGGCGTCTTCTCCCTCTCCGTTCCGCtctccccgtgctgtcttctccccctccgagccgctctccccctgtggcgtcttctccccctgtgctgtcttctccctctccgtgccactctcccccgtgctgtcttgtccccctccgtgctgccttgTGCCACTCTCCCTCcgtgcgttcttgtccccctccatgccgatctccccctgtgctgtcttctcccccttcgtgccgttctccccccgtgctgtcttccccctctctgtgccgctctcccctgtgctgtcttgtccccctccgtgctgtcttgtgCCGCTCTCCCTCCGTGcattcttgtccccctccgtgccgctctccccccgtgcggtcttgtccccctccgtgccgctctccccccgtgctgtcttgtccccctccgtgccgctctcccccctcaatttgtcaggatggagagcggaggtaggcgccgctaaacccggctcctaccttggAGATGTCAGAGGTATGTTAAGactcctgatatctcaccaaagcccccccaacagagccgattaaaaaataaataaaaaaaattgcaataatttaataaaataaaaaaaaaaaaaacacactgacaatccactaccccccctctctaaaaaaaaataaagaaaaatcactgtaaaaaaaaaaaaaaaaaaaaaaaaaaaaaacacacacacacacacacacaccactgtcacatgacattaaaaaaaaagtatcggtattcggtatcggcgagtacctggaaaaaagtatcggtacttgtacttggtcttaaaaaagtggtatcgggacagccCTACTTCCTTGGGTCTGTTGCTAGATCTGTTGGATCAGCGCAAAAACGACATATTTAGCcccagttcacaccagtgcggctttgaaatcgcgctTCCTTGGGTCTGTTGCTAAAAAAATGCCCAAACAaacaaaatcccattcatttcaatggcacctgttcacatatGGAGCGTTTTATCACCTGAagcaaaaacgcctgaaaaatgccctaagctcaaaaaaaaccccaaaaagaaCACAAGCTCCTTTGGGGCAGATAACAGGcggttttctgctttttacactgGTGACCAGtacaaaaatcgcaaaaaaaaacgtGCGACTTTGAAACGCTcagttgtgaatgcagcctaagtgttgctaaacccacaacagtaaaaatcagtctgtatatacagtaaagcatgcttgttatgctcactgtggaacctaaggggttaatcctctgcatagagtataaagactgtttgatcctgtcttctctgatcctccccttctttcactgtccccaatccatctcctgatagaacagacgGTAGgggacactctgcacatgctcagattgGTTTGtatagcatattttttttttctcttggagagtgcatgtgatcagcacagggccaatcagcactgtacagacagagggtcaggggtcctgcagcctcatagggcagtcagaggagaatgaaaactccttctacaagctttaaccagacactgatagaaattacaaaactgctatatactgctgatgagaaaaggtatttagcagtttatatttactaaaactattgcatttccatgttctgtgtactgtgggagagcagatatagtgaatgcaggctcctgggattAGTAGCACTTTAACCCTCAAAAAACTGCATACTAAGGACTCGAGCAAAGGAGACCCCAAAATATGTGGGGTGATCgtctttcgatttttttttaagaaataaatATTCTTGGACTCCTATACTCTTGGGTGTGGCTTTTTCCAGGAATTCCCCCATCCGCACATGTggaggtggatggggaaatcctccTTGCTGCaccactgtattctgacagcacggctcctccactgtcagaatacactgatcagtggctgcagctcgCTGATTGAGAAAAATGATCGTTAGATCGACTTCAATCAAGTGAGACCGgctatagatggatcaaaatgtgtcctgtccctgctgaaccagctgaattttgatccagctTTGGGAAGCTTAAATCCATTTAATGTAGCCCCCAGATAGTAGTAAAACCCAAAGGGGGCTCCAAGCCCACTCAATTCAATAAAAGTTTTGGctagacttccactttaagcatttaaaCTGTAACAGAATCACCCCTCTTTTTACCAGTATTTACTCCTTTTTTGTATGTAGGCGTAAAAACGTCCATGCGCGCATGCcctcagcacccccaccccccatggGCGCAATGCCCTCAGCATCCCCCCCCCATGGGCGCAATGCcctcagcacccccaccccccatggGCGCATACCCTCAGCACGCCCCCCCGTGGGCGCATACCCTCAGCACGCCCCCCCGTGGGCGCATGCCCTCAGCACACCCCCATGGGCGCATGCCCTCAGTACACCCCCCATGGGCGCATGCCCTCAGCACACCCCCCATAGGGCGCATGCCCTCAGCACACCCCCCATAGGGGCATGCCCTCAGCACACCCCCCATAGGGGCATGCACTCAGCACACCCCCCATAGGGGCATGCACTCAGCACACCCCCCATAGGGGCATGCACTCAGCACACCCCCCATAGGGGCATGCCCTCAGCACACCCCCCATAGGGGCATGCCCTCAGCACACCCCCCATAGGGGCATGCCCTCAGCACACCCCCCATAGGGGCATACACCCATGGGCGCATAACCTCAGCAGACCCACATGGGCGCATACCCTCAGCAGACCCACATGGGCGCATACACCCATGGGCGCATGCCCTCAGCAGACCCACATGGGCGCATACACCCATGGGCGCATGCCCTCAGCACACCCCCCCATGGGCGCATGCCCTCAGCACACCCCCCATGGGCGCATACCCTCAGCAGACCCACATGGGCGCATACACCCATGGGCACATACACCCATGGGCACATACCCTCAGCACACCCCCATGGGCGCATGCCCTCAGCACACCCCCCTTGGGCGCATACCTTCAGCACACCCCCCATGGGCGCATACCCTCAGCACACCCCCCTTGGGCGCATACCCTCAGCACACCCCCCTTGGGCGCATACCCTCAGCACACCCCCCATGGGCGCATACCCTCAGCACACCCCCCATGGGCGCATACCCTCAGCACACCCCCCATGGGCGCATACCCTCAGCACACCCCCCATGGGCGCATACCCTCAGCACACCCCCCATGGGCGCATACCCTCAGCACACCCCCCATGGGCGCATACCCTCAGCAGACCCAACTGAGCATTTACACAAAGTCATTTATAAGCTGAAGCTCAAACACTTGTAGATGCTCCTTCAGCTTCTCTCGGACATCCGTTTGTGCGCGCCTCTCCCTCAAGTGTTCCTGCTGTAACGCAGATATGCGAAGGCGGAGCCTCTGCTCCCGCCGTCTGCAAGCTTCCAGCTGTCTCTGGACTTTGGTCAGTGCCTCCAATGCGGATTCTGCCCTCTTCTTCCAAAGAAGTGCATTCCCCACATGGTAGCTGTGTTCGTTCTGAATGTAGGCCCCCGGCGGCTGGGGGATGCGCATCATGTAGACCGAAGGAGACACTGGGCGCAGTTGTTCCGTCACCCCCTCCGCGGGCCCTTCTGGGTCTGTGCCAACGCATATATCAGAAGACATATCCTCCTGAGACAGTTCCAAGTCTGAGAGAGGTCCGCCCATTACAGTTCCCACCTCGATGTCTTCCAGCGTGGCCTCTGGATGCATCTGGTGGTCTACGGTGGTTGCCAAAGCTCCTTCGGCTGGGGCAGCATCAGCAGGGATGTCGATATTTTCAGGGCACAGTCCATGGAAGTTCACCAGGTCTTGTGTTGGTACGCCGTCATACCTCCTAGCATCAAAACACTGGTTGCTCGAAGGATCTGCGCTTTCACACGGGGCTGCGTGATGATCACTCGCCAAGAAATCTCTGGTAATAAAAATGAGGCAGAATATTAGTGGACTTCGTTTACAAAGTTacaggcatttaaccacttaagacccggactaaaatgcaggtaaaaggacccggccagtttttacgattcggcactgcgtcgctttaactgacaattgcgcggtcgtgcgacgtggctcccaaacaaaattggcgtccttttttccccacaaatagagctttattttggtggtatttgatcacctctgcggtttttattttttgcgctataaacaaaaatagagcgaaaatttaaaaaaaaacaatattttttactttttgctgtaataaatatccccaaaaaacataaaaaacacttttttttcctcagtttaggccgatacgtattcttctacatatttttggtaaaaaaaagaaagaaaaaaaaatcgccataagcgtttatcgattggtttgcgcaaaatgtatagggtttacaaaataggggatagttttatttcatttttattaataattttttttttttttactactggcggagatcagcgatttttttcatgactgcgacattatggcggacacttcggacaattttgacatttttgggaccattgtcactttttaacagcaaaaaaatgctataaaaatgcattgtttactgtgaaaattacaattgcagtttgggagttaaccactagggggcgctgaaggggttatgtgtgacctcatctgtgtttctaactgtacgggggcagggctggacgtgtgacgtcattgattgtgtttccctatatcagatcACACTatcaatgacgccgccacagtgaagaatggagaaggtgtgtttacatacagctctcctcgttcttcagctccggggaccgatcgcgggactccagcggcgatcgggtccgcggatcccgcggccacggagcaagtataacatgttttttttttttttaaatggaacctttagatatcctttaaaggggttgtaaaggtacaatttatttatttccctaaatagcttcctttaccttagtgcagtcctccttcacttacctcatccttccattttgcttttaaatgtccttatttctttctttttattcctgttcttctgtctgtaactccacacagtaatgcgaggctttctccctggtgtggagtgtcgtgctcgccccctcccttggactacaggagagtcaggaagctTCCAGAAGAGGTGGTAATGAACCGGTCTGTGCAGGATCGTTGAAAAGAGCAGtaaactagttgccgaccagccgccgtcattatacggcggcaggtcggtgcGTTCCCGCAAATCaccgtaggtgtacgtcggctcctttaagGATCTGTAGCAGGCACGTGCGCACCCGCTGTAcggcgggggacccgatgcgtgtggccggcggccgcaatgtccaccaGCCATCCGCgggaacagggatctgtcaatgtaaacagatagATTCCCGTTATGACAGGGgagttagagcccattcacacctccgcgacaaaacgccggacgctcttgccgctggaggggagaattcccattgctgtctatgagatggttcacaactcatagacgccgtacgcctgcaaaaaaatcccggaccctttttttcaggcggcattggcgttcggccatacaaagcaatgggaaggctttgttgaaaaaaaaaaaaaatcacacttgcggcaaaatacgccgcgtacgcggcgtatcttgtcgcggaggtgtgaatgcagactaAGAGAGAGatttgctgttcctagtgatcaggaacagcaatctctctccttCTGCAGTCAGactcctcccccccacagttagaatcacctcCCAAGgaaaacttttaaccccttgatcgctccctcgtgttaacccccttccctgccagtgacatttatacagtaatcagtggctatttttcactctgatctctgtataaaatgtcaatggtcccaaaatagtgtcaaaagtgtccaatctgcccACCGCAATCCctcttaaaaataataataataatattaatctatataatttttctttattattaattattattattattattattattattaatctatataatttttctttattattaattattattattattaatctatatcatttttctttattattattattattattattattaatctatataatttttctttattattattattattattaataatctatatcatttttctttattattattattattattattattattaatctatataattttttattgttttttttttttttttcctagtaatggcggtgatctgcgatattattattatcacagatcaccgccattaataggaaaaaaaacaataaaaaagaaaaaagaaaaagaaatgccataaatattaaccctattttgtagatgctataaaccaaatcaataaacgcttattgcattttttttttaccaaaaatatgtagaagagtacgtatcggcctaaactgaggaagaaatttgttttttcaattttgggatattaattatagcaaaaataaaaaataaatgtttttttttcaaaattgtcgctctttttttgttaaccacttccttactgggcacttaaaccccttcctgaccagaggactttttgcgattcggcactgcgtcgctttaactgacaattgcgcggtcgtgcgacgtggctcccaaacaaaattaacgtccttttttccccacaaatagagcgttcttttggtggtatttgatcacctctgcggtttttattttttgcgctataaacaaaaatagagcgacaattttgaaaaaaaataaaatatttttacttgttgctataataaatagctcaatttttttttttacgtttatttttttatcctcagtctaggccgatacgtattctacatatttttagtaaaaaaaaaaaaaatcgcaataagcgactggtttgcgcaaaagatatagcgcctacaaaataagggacagaattattattattttttttttttttttttttactagaaatggcggcgatctgcgatttttattgggactgcgacgttatatcggacacttttgacacatttttggcgccattcacatttatactgcaatcagtgctataaatatgcactaattactgtataaatttttttttttactagaaatggcggcgatctgcgatttttattgggactgcgacgttatggcggacacatcggacacttttgacacatttttggcgccattcacatttatactgcaatcagtgctataaatatgcactaattactgtataaatgcttttttttttactagaaatggcggcgatctgcgatttttattgggactgcgccgttatggcggacacatcggacacttttgacacatttttggcgccattcacatttatattgcgatcagtgctataaaaatgcactaattactgtataaatgtgactggcagggaagggttaacactagggggtgaggaaggggttaaatgtgtaccctaattagtgttctaactgtgggggagggggggtgactgggggggtgaccgatctgtgtctctatgtacaagagacacagatccgtctcctctctcccctgacagcaccgctgtctgcgagagccgggaatgagagatgatctcatatgtaaacatatgagatcatctctcattggccgcacagatcgcctagcaaacggccgctccgattggccgttcacggcgatctgtgactggctgtgtccaagggacacggccagtacagaagttccccgccgcgcgctcgggagcgcgcgcggggaacgtgtaaaggagaggccgtaaaaacacggcctgttagagattgggagccgcgctgaggccgtacaaagtcgtacggccgtcagcaagtggttaatagcgaaaaaaacaaacaaaacaccttgatgaggtgatcaaataccaccaaaagaaagctccatttgccggggaaaaaaggatgtaaattttgtacaacgtcacacgaccgcacaattgtcagttaaagcgccgcagtgacgtattttttttatataaaacaaacatgttatacttagctgctctgtgcagtggttttgcacagagcagcccagatcctcttcctTTCAGGTCCCTCATTGGCGCTCATGGCTCCTTCCCTTTGATCAGTGCCCCTAGTGAAAGCTGTTTGACCTGGGGGCACCGCTGCGTGTTCGCTCCCGAGTCGCTGCTCTAggcatccataagacacacagagccacccccctccccccacgctcctcattggctcactggctgtgattgacgtcagtgggagccaatgggctcCAGCTGCTATCTCAGCAAATGAGGAGGGGACAGCCGAGGTGATCGAGAACATTGCTGGATCGGAGGAagctcaggtaaggattggggggggggcccactgcacacagaagttttttttacttctgcacgAGCCGTACTTTGTAAAATGGCTCCTTGGCCTTTGATGTGTCCCAAAAGACTAcgggggggaggggcttgtcgaactTCCGCTCAGATTGccaaagtgggagcgggtacttgtcaaaaacaggtacctgctctcccccccccccctaaaaagtgaCAAATGTGGAAGGGGAAGGAGGATATAAATAAGCGGAACtatcccttttgggtgaagtttcgCTTTAAGGTGAAGGGTGTATACTCACAATTTCCTTTTTACTTTTGCCTTGGTTGCTTTCTTCTTTTGTGTTCTGATTTTGGTTACCCTCTGGGGTTTTGTTGCAGCTGTAAATATTGTTGGGATGGCATTTTCCTTCAAACGACGATAGCCACTAGACAGTAAAACAAGACCCAGATAAAGAACACCTTCATTGCCTAAGGGGAAACTATGTTTTGAGTTCATTTGTTttaggtttatacattttttttttgtttaacagacAACTGTTAAAGCTCTTTGAAAGTTACACATAactctacaaatactgcagctgctgacttttaatattaggacacttacctgtcctggagtccagcgatgtcagtgCCGCTATTGGCGTCAGCTGTAGGTATTGCCACGAGTAGTGCTGCCTAGCAGcagcacctgtcagtgcccatcagtgccgcctattggtgccagTGCCACGAGTAGTGCTGCCtagcagtgccacctgtcagtgcccatcagtgccgcctattggtgccagTGCCATGAGTAGTGCTGCCtagcagtgccacctgtcagtgcccatcagtgccgcctattggtgccagGGCCTCGGGGAGTGCCACAAGTAGTGCTGCCTAGCAGTGCCACCCGTCAGTGCCCCCTATTGGTGCCAGTGCCGTGGGGAGTGCCACAAGTAGTGCTGCCTAGCAGTGCCaccggtcagtgcccatcagtgccgcctattggtgccagTGCCTTGGggagtgccgcctattggtgtcATGTCCACCAGGGCTCCACTAACAGTGTGCCCACCAGGGCAGCCAATCAGCGAAAAAGTTAAATGTattatttgccaaattttataacataaactaagaaaatgtttttttcatttttaaattccaggggccagatccacagacgaagtacgccggcgtactttcaaatttcccgcgtcgtatcattgttttgaatcctcaaaccaagatacgacggcttctgggttagatccgacaggtgtacgtcttcggatctaagatgcaatacttcggcgtgcgCTGGGTGGCATTTTCCGcgacgggtatgcaaattagcgatttacgacgatccacgaacgtacacgcggccgtcgcattttctaacgtcgtctctagtcggctttttccggcgtatagttaaagctggtattttgcggcgtatagatagaattgccatgttaagtatggccgtcgttcctgcgtcgaaatttgaattttttttttttgcgtaagtcgtccgtgaatcggaatgtacgtaagtcccgtctaagttcaaaaaacgacgtcgttgcaacgtcatttcgcgcaaagcacggcgggaaatttctggatgacgcatgcgcagttcattcggcgcggggacgcgcttcatttaaatgaaacccgcccccaacccgcccaatttgaaatccgccaccagaaatacactacgccgccgtaacttacggcgcgaactcgctgaggattcgaaaatgcgccaggtaaggtacggcggcgtagcgtatctctgatacgctgcgcggaactaaatgtatgtgaatctggccctaggtcttttttagtttgcttggcaaaaaaaaaaaaacagtggtgattaaataccacaaaaataaatctctataggtctcaaaaaaaattataaaaattatcaTAAGGGTACAGTggtgcatgaccacgcaattgtcattcaaagtgctgatAGCCTGAGCAGGAAGTGAATCCACTCTACCCAATTATCATTACTTAGTAAAACAAATACAATTTGGGACCagatctgattttttttatcccccccccccccattataaaaACCGTGACTATATGTACCTTATTCCTGTTACTTCGAAGCAGCTCTTCTCAAAGTGCCTGGAGCAGAAATACACATATTCCGAGGCGGGGTCCCAAAGCCCGTTACCGCTCGGGTCCATTCTTCTGCAGTTTGCAATCCACATGTTTCGCCGAGGATCCTCTTTTCTTGgtaacctttaataaaaaaacagaaaataaagtaCACGTCTGACTATGCTGAAAttggaacacttttttttttttttaaccacttaagccccggacctttaggcagctaaatgcccaggccaggttttgcgattcggcactgcgtcgctttaactgacaattgcgcggtcgtgcgacgtggctcccaaacaaaattggcgtcttttttccccccacaaatagagcgttcttttggtggcatttgatcacctctgcggttcttattttttgcgctataaacaaaaatagagcgacaattttgaaaaaaatgcaatattttttactttttgctataataaataccccccaaaaacatatctaaaaaaaatttttccctcagtttaggccgatacgtattcttctacctatttttggtaaaaaaaaaaaaaaatcgcaata
This sequence is a window from Rana temporaria chromosome 10, aRanTem1.1, whole genome shotgun sequence. Protein-coding genes within it:
- the THAP7 gene encoding THAP domain-containing protein 7; translation: MVRSCSAANCVNRQTALTRRKGITFHRFPKEESRRTLWVNAVSHSHAAVGSEWTPSVHSSLCSQHFLDKQFDRTGQTVRLRDSAVPMIFSTFSFAKMPRHCSALGCTTRDSRLTRENDISFHRLPRKEDPRRNMWIANCRRMDPSGNGLWDPASEYVYFCSRHFEKSCFEVTGISGYRRLKENAIPTIFTAATKPQRVTKIRTQKKKATKAKVKRKLDFLASDHHAAPCESADPSSNQCFDARRYDGVPTQDLVNFHGLCPENIDIPADAAPAEGALATTVDHQMHPEATLEDIEVGTVMGGPLSDLELSQEDMSSDICVGTDPEGPAEGVTEQLRPVSPSVYMMRIPQPPGAYIQNEHSYHVGNALLWKKRAESALEALTKVQRQLEACRRREQRLRLRISALQQEHLRERRAQTDVREKLKEHLQVFELQLINDFV